A genomic region of Palaemon carinicauda isolate YSFRI2023 chromosome 22, ASM3689809v2, whole genome shotgun sequence contains the following coding sequences:
- the LOC137616225 gene encoding uncharacterized protein, producing MQRLGVFTSNRLNSIQRLCEKYPVKFCFVSGKENPADSTTRPFSYRSLMKTNFLIGPDSNFIKTEDELSVVIPNPLTVDKMAPVIDHNVYVGINSEHSPTSSENAHLIDPNDISDFRRLVLIHRRVLRCVMKWKQKIGIEGSPKSPNSNLFAQALTQIISTEQKLFFPEVFSYFQDQKVRLKDLPKIVTQLNVFLDNNNVIRVKSKFKTWDGQNEFPILLPRDSALTRLIVLDAHSKLSHSGCYAVLSAIRRKFYVPKLFSTIKKILKTCVRCRRFNNRTFQLNQNVYRKFRSDPPSIPFNNVFIDYLGPFTVKKDSESQKVWLLIFACTWSRGIYLRICNDLSVKEFLRSFQLHCFNYGVPQLVVSDLGSQLVAGANIIHDFISDHETRLYFEENNVKPLTFQQYFKGCSKLGSLVETCVKMVKRLLFGSIKNWVLSFAEFEFVVEHTKHLVNKRPIAFKDGLREANVNDVPEPITPEKLIRGYDTLSLNLIPSLQRMPHDPDWQAPVSSISHINDEFEKLRKVRQNLIENYHSEFLGTLLSQAVDKKDRYRPAQQHNIKVGDIVLLKELNTKPSRYSMAIVQKLEVNSNGEVTGVTLFKG from the coding sequence ATGCAGAGACTTGGTGTATTTACCAGTAACAGGCTTAATTCAATCCAGAGGTTATGTGAAAAGTACCCTGTTAAGTTTTGTTTCGTTTCAGGAAAAGAAAACCCAGCAGACAGCACTACTCGCCCCTTTTCTTATAGGTCTCttatgaaaacaaattttcttattggACCAGATTCAAACTTTATTAAGACTGAAGATGAATTATCTGTTGTCATTCCTAATCCACTGACTGTTGACAAAATGGCTCCTGTCATCGATCATAATGTATATGTGGGAATTAATTCTGAACATTCGCCAACTAGTTCCGAAAATGCTCATTTAATAGACCCTAATGATATCTCTGATTTCAGGAGATTGGTTTTGATTCACCGAAGAGTCTTGCGGTGTGTTATGAAATGGAAGCAGAAGATAGGGATAGAAGGCAGTCCTAAATCACCTAATAGTAACCTGTTTGCTCAGGCCCTTACCCAGATTATATCTACAGAGCAaaaattgtttttccctgaagttttttcgtattttcaggATCAAAAGGTTAGACTTAAAGACCTACCTAAGATAGTTACTCAACTGAATGTTTTTCTTGACAATAATAACGTTATTAGGGTGAAAAGTAAGTTTAAGACATGGGATGGTCAAAATGAATTTCCTATATTGTTGCCGAGGGATAGTGCTTTAACTAGACTTATTGTTCTTGATGCTCATTCGAAATTATCCCACTCTGGATGTTATGCTGTATTGTCTGCCATTAGACGTAAGTTTTATGTTCCTAAACTCTTTTCTaccattaagaaaattcttaaaacttgTGTTCGTTGTAGGAGATTCAACAACAGAACTTTCCAGTTGAATCAAAATGTTTATAGAAAGTTCAGATCTGACCCACCATCTATTCccttcaataatgtttttattgactaccttggtccttttacagttaaaaaGGACTCTGAATCTCAAAAGGTTTGGTTACTTATTTTTGCATGTACTTGGAGTCGAGGAATTTATCTCAGGATATGTAATGACCTCTCGGTCAAGGAGTTTTTAAGATCTTTTCaacttcattgttttaattatGGAGTACCACAGCTGGTTGTCAGTGACCTAGGCTCTCAGCTTGTTGCAGGTGCCAACATAATTCATGATTTCATCAGTGATCATGAGACTCGGCTTTACTTTGAGGAGAACAATGTGAAACCCTTAACCTTTCAACAATACTTTAAGGGTTGTAGTAAACTCGGTTCCTTGGTTGAGACTtgtgtgaaaatggtaaaaagactGCTCTTTGGTTCTATTAAGAATTGGGTTTTATCTTTTGCAGAGTTTGAATTTGTTGTAGAACACACTAAACATCTGGTTAATAAGCGCCCTATTGCATTTAAAGATGGATTGAGGGAAGCTAATGTTAATGATGTACCCGAACCTATAACCCCAGAGAAATTGATAAGAGGATACGATACTCTTTCTTTAAACCTAATTCCTTCACTGCAAAGAATGCCCCATGATCCAGACTGGCAAGCACCAGTTAGTTCAATTAGTCATATCAATGATGAGTTTGAGAAACTTCGTAAAGTTAGGCAAAATTTGATTgagaattatcattcggagtttctaGGAACACTTCTATCAcaagcagttgataagaaggaTAGGTACCGTCCCGCCCAGCAACATAATATTAAGGTAGGGGACATAGTCCTTTTAAAGGAACTTAACACTAAACCTAGCAGGTATTCTATGGCTATTGTCCAGAAACTAGAAGTCAATAGCAATGGTGAGGTAACTGGAGTGACCCTTTTTAAAGGGTAA
- the LOC137616020 gene encoding uncharacterized protein: protein MIIFLKVKITFRQNLKVKSQGQAKGREISCRMEVCTLERDKEGYKQAKKEARKAVAKAKAETLNEVYKEMETPVGEKKILRIAKARDAVSKDLTQIRQIKDSNGIVLAEETEIKRRWETYFEGLLNEENTRTVFEDGLSNEAVTIGVTRRELEQAEKMPEELRSSLILPIHKGKGDIQECGNYRGMKLISHTMKIWEKIIEKRLRDETTIGEEKFGFLPG from the exons atgattatatttttgaaggtcaagatcaCCTTCAGGCAAAATCttaaagtcaaaagtcaaggtcaagcaaaaggtcgagaaataagctgccgcatggaggtctgcactcta GAGCGGGATAAAGAGGGctataaacaggcaaagaaagaagcaagaaaagcagtagcaaaggcgaaggcagagacattaaatgaagtctataaagagatggaaacaccagtaggagagaagaaaatattgcgaattgctaaggcccgagatgctgtatCTAAAGACCTAACACAGATAagacaaataaaagatagcaatggtatagttttagcagaagagactgaaattaaaagaaggtgggaaacttattttgaaggactattgaatgaggaaaacactagaacagtatttgaagatggactctcAAACGAGGCAGtcaccataggagtgactagaagagaattagaacaagca gaaaagatgccagaggaattgAGAAGCAGCCTAATCCTTCCCATACATAAGggaaagggagacatccaggaatgtggcaactacagaggcatgaagttgataagccatactatgaaaatatgggagaagatcattgagaagagactcagggatgaaacaacaattggtgaggaaaaaTTCGGATTCCTGCCTGGatga